A genomic segment from bacterium encodes:
- the coaBC gene encoding bifunctional phosphopantothenoylcysteine decarboxylase/phosphopantothenate--cysteine ligase CoaBC, whose protein sequence is MSGGIACYKSCELVRELKRRGATVRVMMTPSAREFVTPLTFAALSENPVLTSLFPAADTAAIAHINWSRWGDLIIVCPATANTLARLANGFADEPVSATIRAARVPVVLCPAMNAAMWEDPLVQRNLQRLRQAGYRCVDPEFGELATTTEGAGWGRLARLEWILAAALAAAQPSQPLQGMKVLVTAGRTEEYLDPVRMLTNPSSGRMGFAVAEAAWVLGAEVVLVHGPTELPPPYKIQTVPVVSANDMREAVLAHYPGAQVVVMTAAVSDYRPRQRAAEKIKKSSATTVLELEANDDILRLLSRQKTAAVHVGFALETENAVPHAQQKLREKALDLIVLNEATEAGAGFKGETNRVTLIDAAGNITRLPLLSKSEVAFEIWQAVLALPAAGQASIARTTS, encoded by the coding sequence GTGAGCGGCGGAATCGCCTGCTACAAGAGCTGCGAGTTGGTGCGGGAGCTCAAGCGCCGGGGCGCCACCGTGCGCGTGATGATGACGCCGAGCGCGCGGGAATTCGTCACGCCCCTGACCTTTGCGGCGCTGAGCGAGAATCCCGTGCTGACCAGCCTGTTCCCGGCGGCCGATACCGCGGCGATCGCGCACATCAATTGGTCGCGCTGGGGCGATCTCATCATCGTGTGCCCGGCCACCGCCAACACGCTGGCGCGGCTGGCTAACGGTTTTGCCGATGAACCGGTGAGCGCCACCATCCGGGCGGCGCGCGTGCCGGTGGTTTTGTGTCCGGCCATGAACGCCGCGATGTGGGAGGATCCGCTGGTGCAGCGCAACTTGCAGCGCCTGCGGCAGGCCGGCTACCGCTGCGTTGATCCGGAATTCGGCGAGTTGGCGACCACCACCGAGGGCGCGGGCTGGGGCCGGCTGGCGCGACTGGAGTGGATACTGGCCGCGGCGCTGGCCGCGGCGCAGCCGAGCCAACCGCTGCAGGGCATGAAAGTGCTGGTCACCGCCGGCCGCACCGAAGAATATCTCGATCCGGTGCGCATGCTCACCAATCCCAGCTCCGGCCGCATGGGCTTCGCGGTCGCGGAGGCGGCCTGGGTGCTGGGCGCGGAAGTCGTGCTGGTGCACGGCCCGACCGAGTTGCCGCCGCCTTACAAGATTCAAACCGTGCCGGTGGTGAGCGCCAATGACATGCGCGAAGCCGTGCTGGCGCACTATCCCGGAGCGCAGGTGGTGGTGATGACCGCAGCGGTTTCCGACTATCGGCCGCGGCAGCGAGCCGCGGAAAAAATCAAGAAGAGCAGCGCCACCACTGTGCTCGAGCTCGAAGCGAACGATGACATTCTGCGCCTGCTCAGCCGGCAGAAAACCGCGGCGGTGCACGTGGGCTTCGCGTTGGAGACGGAAAACGCGGTGCCGCATGCGCAGCAAAAGCTGCGGGAAAAAGCGCTCGATCTGATCGTGCTGAATGAGGCAACCGAGGCTGGCGCCGGTTTCAAAGGGGAAACCAATCGCGTCACGCTGATCGACGCCGCCGGGAATATCACCCGGCTGCCGCTGCTGTCCAAAAGTGAAGTGGCCTTTGAAATTTGGCAGGCCGTGCTGGCCCTCCCGGCGGCCGGGCAGGCAAGCATCGCCCGCACTACCAGTTGA
- the gmk gene encoding guanylate kinase yields MPLDHARATTDGQTSASGYLVVLSAPSGGGKTTILQRLLQTNNSDFCYSVSATTRKPRGNERHGREYFFLSPEEFQQGIDRGRFLEYALVHGNLYGTLRENVEQWLAQGKFVLMDIDVQGGLNIKRLMGERAILIFIRPPSLELLRERLHGRNTDSAEEIAARLQAAEQEMAAEEQYDHVVTNFDLDDTVRQVAEIIARYRRQTAPAEDN; encoded by the coding sequence ATGCCCCTGGATCATGCACGCGCAACTACGGACGGGCAAACGTCTGCTTCCGGATATTTGGTGGTGTTATCGGCGCCCTCCGGCGGTGGAAAAACCACGATTCTGCAACGGCTGCTGCAAACGAACAATTCGGATTTTTGTTATTCGGTTTCGGCGACGACGCGCAAGCCGCGCGGCAATGAGCGCCACGGCCGCGAGTATTTCTTCCTCAGCCCGGAGGAATTCCAGCAGGGCATCGACCGCGGCCGCTTTTTGGAATATGCCCTGGTGCACGGCAACCTGTACGGCACGCTGCGCGAAAACGTCGAGCAGTGGCTGGCGCAGGGGAAATTCGTGCTGATGGACATTGACGTGCAGGGCGGCCTCAACATCAAACGGCTGATGGGCGAGCGCGCGATTTTGATCTTCATCCGCCCGCCCTCGCTGGAGTTGTTGCGCGAGCGGCTGCACGGCCGCAACACCGATTCGGCGGAGGAAATCGCCGCCCGGCTGCAAGCCGCCGAGCAGGAAATGGCGGCTGAGGAACAGTATGATCACGTGGTGACGAATTTCGATTTGGATGATACCGTGCGGCAGGTGGCGGAGATCATTGCGCGCTATCGCAGGCAAACGGCGCCGGCGGAAGACAACTGA
- a CDS encoding DNA-directed RNA polymerase subunit omega, whose product MVSTVPLEELERHAGNLYEAIVVIAKRARQINDEQKRYIEQELGYDSALDNVHANDSDDDVEEVRDERAKAPVKLIKLPKPTSISLDEMMGGKLNFDYAEAPADREN is encoded by the coding sequence ATGGTCAGCACTGTACCTCTGGAAGAACTGGAGCGGCACGCCGGCAATTTGTATGAAGCGATCGTGGTGATCGCCAAGCGGGCGCGCCAGATCAACGACGAACAAAAACGTTACATCGAGCAGGAGCTGGGCTATGACAGCGCCCTGGACAACGTGCACGCCAATGACAGCGATGACGACGTGGAAGAGGTGCGTGACGAGCGCGCCAAGGCACCGGTGAAGCTGATCAAGCTGCCCAAGCCCACTTCCATCTCGCTCGATGAGATGATGGGCGGCAAGTTGAATTTCGATTATGCGGAGGCACCCGCAGATCGGGAGAACTGA